The Bdellovibrio sp. NC01 genome includes the window TGGTTCTTGCCGGGGTGTCAGGTTTTGATCCCGTTGTTGCTGACGTCATGGCTGAATAAAAAAGTATTTATGTACGATGTACTTCAGGATTTTGCCACAGCCGAAGAGCGCGCGCAGATTGAAAAATCAGAATCCCACACACTTTGGGGGATGGGGTTGCTCTTGGGGCTTATGGCGTATATTCCTTTGGCGGTCTTTATACTTCCAGTCTTTTCGGCGCTCAGTTACTCCCATTACGCATTAAACGAGTTACGCACTCTCCGAGAGCCCCAAAGGGCCAGCTGACTGCGTTGCTCGTCGGCGGCGTACTGCCAGTACGCCTTCTCCTCGCGCCTTGCATCTGATCCTTTGGGACTCCCGGGGGTGTAAAAGGGTGGATTTATGTAACCAAATGGGTTACATATGTGCTGTGAGCAAATGTGGCAATGAGCGTAAAAATATTGATATTGATTCGCTAAACGAAAGGGTTCGTAAGGCGGGTATGAAGCTGACTGAGCAGCGTAAGCAGATGTTGAAGGTTCTTCTTCATCATCTTGAGCCTGTTTCGGCGGATGATATTTTTAAAGAAGTTGGCAGCAAAAAAGATGGCATGGATTTGGTGACCATCTATCGTATTCTAAAAAAATTCGAAGAAGCGGGATTGGTTTCGCGTCTTGAATTTGGGGACGGTGTTGCGCGCTTTGAATTGACTCTTGAATCGGGCCACCACCATCATCACGTGATCTGTCGTCAATGCCAAAAAGTAGAGCCGATTCACTTGTGCGATCTTGAGCCGCATATCAAAGCTGTCGAAGCGATGGGCTATAAGCAGCTTTCACATCGCTTGGATTTCTTCGGTCTTTGCGCGAATTGTTCTGAATAATATCCGACTAGACAGGTTGTTCTTGCAAACGGGGAATGCGAATCACAAA containing:
- a CDS encoding Fur family transcriptional regulator, with the protein product MGYICAVSKCGNERKNIDIDSLNERVRKAGMKLTEQRKQMLKVLLHHLEPVSADDIFKEVGSKKDGMDLVTIYRILKKFEEAGLVSRLEFGDGVARFELTLESGHHHHHVICRQCQKVEPIHLCDLEPHIKAVEAMGYKQLSHRLDFFGLCANCSE